TCGATGAGACAGCGCCCTTCAGTCTCTCTCGCGCAGCGCGTGACAACCATCCCGCGCTTTTTCAAGGAGACGACTCAGCCGCTGGAGTTCGTTGTCGGAGAGCTGCCCGAGTTGCCTGTGGTGAATCTCGGTTTTCGACGCTTCAAGTTTATTCAGCAGGTCAAGGCCCTTGCGGGTGATGGACACCAGCACCAGCCGCCTGTCCTCTTCGGTGCGGTGACGCGCTGCAAAGCCATCATTGACCAGGCGATCGACCAGGCGCGTGACGTCCGGCACGCGGGCGACCAGTTGCTCGCCGATGTCCTGAGACGGAACCGGATCGGGGTGATGCCCACGGAGGATGCGCAGCGCGTTGTAAGTCGATTCGGACAGCCCCACGGACTTGAACAGCCTGCGAAACGCCTCCGAGAGCGTGTGATGGGTGCGGACTAGGTTGAGGTAGGCCTCCTCCGCGGGGTCATCGAAGGGACGCTTCTTGCCGATCTCGTCTTGCAGCCGCGCCATAGCTCTTCCTCTCGTTGAAACAGGTCTCGATGAAATGATATGCATCAACGATATCTGTATCAACAAGTATCGGCTGCACTTCGCTCAAGCCCCGTGATTCGTATGCTGCTCGGATGAGTGAGCCACCCGCCGCCACCGCCCCCCTGCCGCCCCGCGAGCCGATGATCGCCTTCGAGGCGAGTTATCGCGGCAAAGTCCGCGATCTCTATCGGGTTCAGCTGACCGATGGACGGCGAGCGGTGATGCTGGTCGCGACCGACCGCCTCTCGGCGTTCGATGTCGTCCTTCCCGATCCGATCCCCGGACGCGGGATCATCCTGACGCAACTCACACGCTTCTGGCTCAACAAAATCGAACGCGAACTCGATGACGCCCCCGACCATCACCTGCTCACCACCGATCCAAACGATGTCGAGGGTCTTAGCACAGACGACGCCGAGAAACTCCGTGGCCGCGTGACCCTCGGTCGCCCCTGCCGGACGATCCCGATCGAGTGCGTCGCCCGAGGCTATCTCGCCGGCTCGGGCTGGAAGAGTTATCAGCACGACCGGACCGTCTGTGGCGTGACACTCCCCGACGGCCTCCGCCTGGGTGATCGTCTGCCCGAACCGATCTTCACGCCCGCCACCAAAGCGGAGACCGGCCACGATGAGAACATCAGTTTCGATCAGGCCGTTGAAATCGTGGGCGGCGAGCGTGCAACTTGGCTGCGCGACACCACCCTGAACCTCTACCGTTTTATCGCTGCACACGCGGAGGCCCGCGGCCTCCTGCTGGCGGACACCAAGTTCGAGTTCGGCCTGCCACTGGATGAGCAGGACCATCCGATCGAGTCGGCGACGCCCATCCTGATCGATGAGGTCGCCACGCCCGACAGCTCGCGCTACTGGCCGGCGCAGGGCCACGAGCCGGGTCGTGAACCGGCGAGCTTCGACAAGCAGATTGTTCGCAATGCACTGGAAGCGATCGCCGCGCGGGGTGAATGGAACAAGACCCACCCCGGGCCACGACTGCCGAGCGACGTACTCGACCAGACCGCCCAGCAGTACCGGCTCGTCTACGAACGACTGACCGGCTCAACAGCCCCCGCCTGAGTCGTTGGGGGCATCAACCGCCCAGATTCTCATATTCAGCAGACCTCAAGGCCGTTCGGCATGAAGTCCGAAATCATGATTGTGACCTGAGGCGAGCGCGGGTATGCTTGCTCTTCCTGACCAGCACGGGCTGGATGACCTCGGGGTGTAGCTCAGCTTGGTAGAGCGCTTCGTTCGGGACGAAGAGGCCGCAGGTTCAAATCCTGTCACCCCGATTCACGTCTGATTCACCCCCGCGACATCTGTATTCGCCAGAAACCAAGCCCCACAATCGCGTACACCCCGACCGGCTCGGGAAGATTCGTCGGCGACCCGACGCCGAAGCTCATGGCGAGTTGTGACAGGTCGATCAGATCCACCAGGCCATCGGCGTTGAAATCGGCATCAGCCCAGCCATCAGCCGAGCCACCAAACCCACTCGCCAGGATGCTCAGGTCGATCAGGTCCACCGCCAGGTCGAGGTTGGCGTCGCCGCGTGCGCTCCCGGCGAGCACCAGCCACGCGTCCACGTCCGCCGAAGTCACCAGCCCGCTGCTATTGAGGTCGAGCAACGGGTTCGCCGAGCCAAACCCCGCCGCGATCAGGTCGATGTCCGCCGCGGTGAGCAGGCCGTCACCATCGATGTCGCCGGGCAGCCCCAACGGGACGTAATCATCGATCCAGTCGAGGAACGCCGAGACGCGCGTCAGCCCGCTCAGGTCGCCATACCCGCTGAAGATGCCGTCGAACGACAGGCCGACCGACACCACACCCGCGACGTGGGGGACACCGTCGATGTCGATGTACCCCGGCCCGCCGGAGTCGCCGATCGCGCTGAGGCCTTCAAACGCCGTGGGCGTCCCCAGCCCCGTCGGATTCGACGCCGAGGTACCCGGCACCGGATCGAAATCCATGAACATCACCGAGGCCTGGTACGCCGAGAGATTAAACGGGCTCGCCGGCTCCCCGCCGAACACATCGACGGTGTTGGTGACCGCTGAGGGCACACCGTTGCTGTTGACCAGACCACCCGAAAAACCATTCCCAAACTGACCGTACCCGACGATCGTGATCTGCTCCCCAAGCTCCGCGCCATCATTCATAAACAGCGGCGCTGGCGTGATCCCGACCAACGGCGCATCCAGATGGATCAGCCCGATGTCGAGATTGAACGCCGACGCGAACGGGTTGAACCCCGGAAAAGGAATCCACGCGCTCGCCGAAGCGACGACCGGGGCGCCGTTGTCCCGATCGGTGAAGCTCAGGTCGATCGCCGTGATCGTCGGCGACGTCAGAGGGTGGGCCGCCGTCAGCACCCACTCAGGGTGAATCAGTACGCCGGAGGCCAGCGCGTTGCCCAGCGCAGGATTTGTGATGCTTAGCTGCCCGGCCGACTCATAACCCACCCCCGCCGCGAGCCCGCGGACATCGGCCAGTTGTAGGTCATGCCGGTAGGTCACCGCCATCGACGCCGGCGTGACGGTCAACACGGAACACAGAGCAAGGATCGACGACGCACGCATGTCTCTCTCCGCTCCAAAGACCCGGAATCAGTTGCCCGCAATAAAGTACTGCTCGAGCGTTTCACCACGGGTATCTAGCCAGCTATAAAGATCCGCGATCCCGCGGACATTCGTCGGGTCATCTCTGAAAACCTGATTAAACGAAAGAAAGCTCCCGCTTCCATCACCGTACGCCACATTCACACCCTTGCCCTTGTGCGCTCCGAGACTGTCATTGAACTGATGCTGACACCAGGACAGCGCCAAAGCCGCGTTGTCGCTGAATCGCAGTGAGCCGAAGTAAACATTCTTCTCGTTGACGCCCTGAGATGCCGCGTATCCCGACTTCTGCTCTTTCGATACCATCTCAGACCGGTTCGCATAGGTGCCAAGCCCCACCCGCTTGCCGGGATTGAACCCCAGCGTCCCCCAGTTCTGAGCGCCGAAGTTCTCATCCGCCTCCGTGACCTGCCTGGCCTCACCCGAGCCACCAAAGGCGCTGACCTCTGCGACCGCAGGCTCAGGACAGAAGAAAAACTCAAGGTCCCCGATGTACTGCTCCTCGTACAGAATTCCGTGCCCCGAAGGACCGCCCACGTTCCAGAGAAAGACGCCCCCAACCTGCGTACTCCCGGGAAGATCCCGGTCTGCTGAATAGACGTTCAATGTGTACCCCCCAAAGGTCACGTTATAAGTCCGTGGCTGAGTATCCAGTGGCGGCACCGTCGCCACAAACATTTTATCGTTGTAGTCCACCGCATAAGCATTTCGTGCGATCGCAACCTGCCGCTGATTCGACAGGCACTGAATCGACCGCGCACTGTCACGCGCCGCGCCCAACGCCGGCAGCAGAATCCCGATCAACAGGGCGATGATCGAGATCACCACCAGCAGTTCGATCAGTGTGAAGCCTCGGCCAACATGAGATCGATGGTCCATGACAGAGTCCTTGCCGTCTGGGTAATTACAGACAGTCATCATGCCCGCCGACGCAACGCGGCCAGCACACCGAGCCCGAGCAAGGTCACCCCCGCTGGTTCCGGAGCCGCGGCCGTCGAGCCGAAGTTGCTCGCCAGCGTCGAGAGATCGATCAGATCAACCGCGCCATCGAGATTAAAGTCCCCCTGATCCCAGAACGCGCCGGAAGTTGTGCCGAAGTTCGACGCCAGCGTCGAGAGATCAATCAGATCAACCGAGAAATCCAAGTTCGCGTCCCCGCCGAACGTCCCGTAGGCATCGGTCACCCACAGCAACGCGTCCTCCACCGTGATATCCCCATCCGTGTTGAAGTCATCCTCGCCCAGCGGATCATTCCCAATGATCGAAACCATGTACTGCAGATCACTCAACCCTAGCGAAGAGCTGGCGTCAAAGTCTCCCCGCTGGAGGCTTGTCACCGTCTCACCCGCGAGGAGCGGCCGGCCATGCTCAGTCTCATACGCCCACTGCGTAATGATGAACTCGCCCAGACCGTTGCCGGTCGGCGGAGTGTTGATCTGGAACTCGATCCAGCCATAGCGAAGCATCCGATTGCCGAACGCATCATTTTCGCCCTGGAAAGACACTCCGATCTTCGCCGTCAGTGACTCACCATCCGGAACA
This Phycisphaeraceae bacterium DNA region includes the following protein-coding sequences:
- a CDS encoding MarR family transcriptional regulator, with product MARLQDEIGKKRPFDDPAEEAYLNLVRTHHTLSEAFRRLFKSVGLSESTYNALRILRGHHPDPVPSQDIGEQLVARVPDVTRLVDRLVNDGFAARHRTEEDRRLVLVSITRKGLDLLNKLEASKTEIHHRQLGQLSDNELQRLSRLLEKARDGCHALRERD
- a CDS encoding phosphoribosylaminoimidazolesuccinocarboxamide synthase, with product MSEPPAATAPLPPREPMIAFEASYRGKVRDLYRVQLTDGRRAVMLVATDRLSAFDVVLPDPIPGRGIILTQLTRFWLNKIERELDDAPDHHLLTTDPNDVEGLSTDDAEKLRGRVTLGRPCRTIPIECVARGYLAGSGWKSYQHDRTVCGVTLPDGLRLGDRLPEPIFTPATKAETGHDENISFDQAVEIVGGERATWLRDTTLNLYRFIAAHAEARGLLLADTKFEFGLPLDEQDHPIESATPILIDEVATPDSSRYWPAQGHEPGREPASFDKQIVRNALEAIAARGEWNKTHPGPRLPSDVLDQTAQQYRLVYERLTGSTAPA
- a CDS encoding trypsin-like serine protease; the protein is MRASSILALCSVLTVTPASMAVTYRHDLQLADVRGLAAGVGYESAGQLSITNPALGNALASGVLIHPEWVLTAAHPLTSPTITAIDLSFTDRDNGAPVVASASAWIPFPGFNPFASAFNLDIGLIHLDAPLVGITPAPLFMNDGAELGEQITIVGYGQFGNGFSGGLVNSNGVPSAVTNTVDVFGGEPASPFNLSAYQASVMFMDFDPVPGTSASNPTGLGTPTAFEGLSAIGDSGGPGYIDIDGVPHVAGVVSVGLSFDGIFSGYGDLSGLTRVSAFLDWIDDYVPLGLPGDIDGDGLLTAADIDLIAAGFGSANPLLDLNSSGLVTSADVDAWLVLAGSARGDANLDLAVDLIDLSILASGFGGSADGWADADFNADGLVDLIDLSQLAMSFGVGSPTNLPEPVGVYAIVGLGFWRIQMSRG
- a CDS encoding prepilin-type N-terminal cleavage/methylation domain-containing protein, with product MDHRSHVGRGFTLIELLVVISIIALLIGILLPALGAARDSARSIQCLSNQRQVAIARNAYAVDYNDKMFVATVPPLDTQPRTYNVTFGGYTLNVYSADRDLPGSTQVGGVFLWNVGGPSGHGILYEEQYIGDLEFFFCPEPAVAEVSAFGGSGEARQVTEADENFGAQNWGTLGFNPGKRVGLGTYANRSEMVSKEQKSGYAASQGVNEKNVYFGSLRFSDNAALALSWCQHQFNDSLGAHKGKGVNVAYGDGSGSFLSFNQVFRDDPTNVRGIADLYSWLDTRGETLEQYFIAGN